From the genome of Bacteroides sp. MSB163, one region includes:
- the lysS gene encoding lysine--tRNA ligase, translating to MNVLELSEQEIIRRNSMNELRAMGIDPYPAAEYVTNAFSTDIKAEFKDDAEPRKVSVAGRMMTRRVMGKASFIELQDSKGRIQVYITRDDICPGEDKDLYNTVFKRLLDLGDFIGIEGFVFRTQMGEISIHAQKLTVLAKSIKPLPIVKYKDGVAYDSFEDPELRYRQRYVDLVVNDGVKETFLKRATVIKTMRAVLDEAGYTEVETPILQSIAGGASARPFITHHNSLNMDLYLRIATELYLKRLIVGGFEGVYEIGKNFRNEGMDKNHNPEFTCLELYVQYKDYNWMMSFTEKLLERICIAVNGSEETTIDGKTISFKAPYRRLPILDAIKEKTGYDLNGKSEEEIRQVCKELKMEIDDTMGKGKLIDEIFGEFCEGTFIQPTFITDYPVEMSPLTKMHRSKPGLTERFELMVNGKELANAYSELNDPIDQEERFKDQLRLSEKGDDEAMFIDQDFLRALQFGMPPTSGIGIGIDRLTMLMTGKSYIQEVLFFPQMRPEKITPKDAPSQYMELGIAEDWVPVIQKAGYNTIEDMKDVNPQKLHQDICGINKKYKLELTNPSVNDVEGWIEKIKN from the coding sequence TCTCCACTGATATAAAAGCAGAATTCAAAGATGACGCTGAACCTCGCAAAGTATCCGTAGCCGGACGTATGATGACACGCCGCGTGATGGGCAAGGCTTCATTCATTGAATTGCAGGACTCTAAAGGTCGCATTCAGGTATATATTACCCGCGACGATATCTGTCCGGGAGAAGACAAGGATCTCTACAACACTGTATTTAAACGCCTGCTCGACTTAGGCGACTTCATTGGAATCGAGGGTTTTGTATTCCGTACCCAAATGGGTGAAATCAGTATCCATGCCCAAAAGCTGACTGTACTGGCAAAATCCATCAAACCGTTGCCTATTGTAAAATACAAAGACGGTGTAGCTTATGACTCCTTTGAAGATCCCGAACTCCGCTATCGTCAACGTTACGTTGACCTTGTAGTGAATGACGGCGTAAAAGAAACATTCCTGAAACGTGCCACGGTTATTAAGACCATGCGTGCCGTACTGGACGAAGCCGGCTACACAGAAGTGGAAACTCCGATTCTGCAATCCATCGCAGGTGGAGCAAGCGCCCGTCCTTTCATCACTCACCACAACTCACTGAATATGGATCTGTATCTGCGTATCGCTACCGAGCTTTACCTGAAACGTCTGATTGTAGGTGGCTTCGAGGGTGTATATGAAATCGGAAAGAACTTCCGCAACGAAGGTATGGACAAGAATCATAACCCGGAATTCACCTGTCTGGAACTGTACGTACAATATAAGGATTACAACTGGATGATGAGTTTCACCGAGAAATTGCTGGAACGTATCTGCATTGCCGTGAACGGCAGCGAAGAAACTACCATCGACGGTAAGACCATCAGCTTCAAGGCACCATACCGCCGCTTGCCCATCCTGGACGCTATCAAGGAAAAAACAGGTTACGACCTCAATGGCAAGAGTGAAGAAGAAATCCGCCAGGTCTGCAAAGAACTGAAAATGGAGATTGACGACACCATGGGTAAAGGCAAATTGATAGATGAAATATTCGGTGAATTCTGCGAAGGCACTTTCATTCAGCCTACTTTCATTACTGACTATCCTGTTGAAATGAGTCCGCTGACCAAGATGCACCGCAGTAAACCGGGATTAACCGAACGTTTTGAACTGATGGTGAACGGTAAAGAGCTTGCCAATGCTTATAGCGAGCTGAACGACCCCATCGACCAGGAAGAACGTTTCAAAGATCAATTGCGATTGAGTGAAAAGGGAGACGATGAAGCTATGTTCATCGACCAGGATTTCCTGCGTGCCCTGCAATTCGGTATGCCTCCCACATCAGGTATCGGTATCGGCATTGACCGTCTGACAATGCTAATGACAGGCAAGTCGTATATTCAGGAAGTATTGTTCTTCCCGCAAATGCGCCCCGAAAAGATCACTCCGAAAGATGCTCCCTCCCAATATATGGAACTGGGCATTGCCGAAGACTGGGTACCCGTTATTCAGAAAGCCGGCTACAACACAATAGAAGATATGAAAGATGTGAATCCGCAAAAACTGCACCAGGACATTTGCGGTATTAACAAGAAATACAAACTGGAACTGACCAACCCGTCGGTAAACGACGTAGAAGGCTGGATTGAGAAAATTAAGAATTAA
- a CDS encoding NAD(P)H-dependent glycerol-3-phosphate dehydrogenase codes for MKLPGKIAIMGGGSWATAIAKMVLAQAESINWYMRRDDRITDFKRLGHNPAYLTGVKFDMKRINFSSNINDVVKESDTLIFVTPSPYLKAHLKKLKTRIRDKFIITAIKGIVPDDNLIVSEYFTKEYGVLPENIAVLAGPCHAEEVALERLSYLTIACPDTDKACTIARRLASSFIKTSVSNDVAGIEYSSVLKNVYAIAAGICSGLKYGDNFQAVLISNAVQEMNRFLQTVHPLNRNVNDSVYLGDLLVTGYSNFSRNRTFGTMIGKGYSVKSAQIEMEMIAEGYYGTKCIKEINKHHHVNMPILDAVYNILYERISPMIEIKLLTDSLR; via the coding sequence ATGAAACTACCCGGAAAGATAGCCATAATGGGCGGAGGAAGCTGGGCTACAGCCATTGCAAAAATGGTACTTGCTCAGGCTGAGTCGATTAACTGGTATATGCGACGAGATGATCGCATAACCGATTTTAAACGACTGGGCCATAACCCTGCCTACCTGACGGGCGTCAAATTCGACATGAAGCGCATCAACTTCAGCTCTAATATCAACGATGTAGTAAAAGAGTCTGACACGCTGATATTTGTCACCCCCTCCCCCTATCTCAAAGCTCACTTGAAGAAGCTGAAAACGCGGATACGGGATAAATTCATCATTACTGCTATAAAAGGAATCGTACCCGATGACAATCTGATTGTATCGGAGTACTTCACAAAAGAATACGGCGTTCTACCCGAAAATATTGCTGTACTGGCAGGTCCCTGCCATGCGGAAGAAGTAGCCTTGGAACGTCTCTCTTATCTCACCATCGCTTGTCCGGACACAGATAAAGCATGTACCATCGCTCGCCGTCTGGCCAGTTCATTTATCAAAACATCCGTCAGCAACGACGTAGCCGGCATAGAATATAGTTCTGTGCTGAAAAACGTGTATGCCATTGCCGCCGGTATCTGTAGCGGTCTGAAGTACGGTGATAACTTCCAGGCGGTATTGATATCCAACGCCGTGCAAGAAATGAACCGTTTCCTGCAAACAGTACATCCGCTGAACAGAAACGTAAATGATTCTGTTTATTTAGGTGATCTGTTGGTGACAGGATATTCCAACTTCAGCCGTAATCGCACGTTTGGTACAATGATTGGTAAGGGGTATTCTGTAAAAAGCGCGCAAATAGAAATGGAGATGATTGCCGAAGGATATTACGGTACAAAGTGTATCAAGGAAATCAACAAACATCACCATGTCAATATGCCGATACTGGATGCTGTCTATAACATTCTGTACGAACGCATTTCACCCATGATAGAAATCAAGTTGCTGACTGATTCGCTAAGATAA
- a CDS encoding glucose-6-phosphate isomerase, producing MISLNIEKTFGFISKASVAAYEAQVKAAQEALENGTGKGNDFLGWLHLPSSISQEHLADLKATAQVLRDNCEVVIVAGIGGSYLGARAVIEALSNSFTWLQEKKTAPVMIYAGHNISEDYLYELTEFLKDKKFGVINISKSGTTTETALAFRLLKKQCEDQRGKEMAKKVIVAITDAKKGAARVTADKEGYKSFIIPDNVGGRFSVLTPVGLLPIAIAGFDIEKLVTGAADMEKACGVNVPFAENLAAQYAATRNELYKNGKKIEILVNFCPKLHYVSEWWKQLYGESEGKENKGIFPAAVDFSTDLHSMGQWIQEGERTIFETVISVENVDHKLEVPSDEANLDGLNFLAGKRVDEVNKMAELGTQLAHVDGGVPNMRIIIEKLDEYNIGQLLYFFEIGCGISGYLLGVNPFNQPGVEAYKKNMFALLNKPGYEEESKAIQARL from the coding sequence ATGATTAGTTTGAACATCGAAAAGACTTTTGGATTTATCTCCAAAGCATCTGTTGCTGCTTACGAAGCTCAGGTAAAAGCTGCGCAGGAAGCATTGGAAAACGGTACCGGAAAAGGTAATGACTTCCTGGGCTGGTTGCACCTCCCCTCATCTATCAGCCAAGAGCATTTGGCCGACCTAAAAGCTACTGCACAAGTTTTGCGCGACAACTGTGAGGTAGTGATCGTAGCCGGCATCGGCGGAAGCTACCTCGGCGCACGTGCAGTCATCGAGGCTTTATCAAACAGCTTCACTTGGTTGCAGGAAAAGAAAACTGCTCCTGTAATGATCTATGCAGGACACAATATCAGCGAAGATTATTTGTATGAACTGACTGAATTCCTGAAAGACAAAAAATTCGGCGTCATCAATATCTCCAAATCCGGAACTACCACCGAAACCGCTCTCGCTTTCCGTCTATTGAAAAAGCAATGTGAAGACCAGCGTGGTAAGGAAATGGCAAAGAAAGTTATCGTTGCCATCACAGATGCCAAGAAAGGCGCTGCCCGCGTCACTGCTGATAAGGAAGGTTACAAATCATTCATTATCCCCGATAATGTGGGAGGACGCTTCTCTGTACTGACTCCGGTTGGTTTATTGCCGATAGCGATAGCTGGTTTCGACATCGAGAAATTAGTAACCGGTGCCGCTGACATGGAAAAGGCTTGCGGTGTGAATGTTCCGTTTGCCGAGAATCTGGCTGCGCAATATGCTGCTACCCGTAACGAGCTGTACAAGAATGGCAAGAAGATCGAAATCCTTGTAAACTTTTGCCCGAAACTGCACTATGTAAGCGAATGGTGGAAGCAATTGTACGGAGAATCCGAAGGTAAGGAAAACAAAGGTATTTTCCCAGCAGCTGTAGACTTCTCTACTGACTTACACTCTATGGGACAATGGATTCAGGAAGGTGAACGTACCATTTTCGAAACCGTAATATCTGTAGAAAACGTAGACCACAAGCTGGAAGTACCTTCTGACGAAGCAAATCTGGACGGTCTGAACTTCCTCGCAGGTAAGCGCGTGGACGAAGTAAATAAGATGGCTGAACTGGGTACTCAGTTGGCTCACGTAGATGGTGGTGTGCCCAACATGCGTATTATCATCGAGAAGCTGGACGAATACAATATCGGTCAGTTACTTTACTTCTTTGAAATAGGATGCGGTATCAGCGGTTATCTGCTGGGCGTAAATCCGTTCAATCAACCGGGTGTAGAAGCATACAAAAAGAATATGTTTGCATTGCTGAACAAACCGGGATATGAAGAAGAGTCAAAAGCTATTCAGGCAAGACTTTAA
- a CDS encoding HAD family hydrolase — translation MFQEAISRYLQSSGYSKIQLKSVLFDMDGVLFNSMPYHADAWHKVMERHGLHLSREEAYLHEGRTGAATINIVYQRQYGKDATPEMIQSIYAEKSAEFNSNPEPERMPGAWEVLQKIKSDGLIPMVVTGSGQHSLLDRLSHNFPGMFRRELMVTAFDVKYGKPHPEPYLMALQKGGLAPNEAIVVENAPMGVQAGAAAGIFTVAVNTGPIDGQLLLDAGANVLFPSMQDFCDNWENLRKAFE, via the coding sequence ATGTTTCAAGAAGCTATTTCCCGCTATCTTCAGTCCAGCGGGTACTCAAAAATTCAATTGAAATCCGTTCTTTTCGATATGGACGGCGTATTATTCAATTCCATGCCTTACCATGCCGATGCCTGGCATAAGGTAATGGAACGCCATGGATTGCACTTGAGCCGTGAAGAAGCTTACCTGCATGAAGGACGAACCGGAGCTGCTACTATCAATATCGTCTATCAACGGCAATACGGAAAAGATGCCACTCCCGAAATGATACAGAGCATTTATGCAGAAAAGAGTGCAGAATTCAACAGTAACCCCGAACCGGAACGCATGCCCGGTGCATGGGAAGTACTGCAGAAAATAAAATCGGATGGACTGATACCGATGGTGGTCACCGGTTCCGGACAACACTCATTATTAGACCGTCTGTCGCATAACTTCCCCGGTATGTTCCGTCGCGAACTAATGGTGACTGCCTTCGATGTGAAATATGGGAAACCACACCCGGAACCTTACCTGATGGCTTTACAAAAAGGAGGATTAGCCCCCAATGAAGCTATCGTAGTAGAAAATGCGCCTATGGGCGTACAAGCTGGTGCAGCAGCAGGTATATTTACAGTAGCTGTCAACACAGGTCCCATCGACGGACAGCTCTTACTGGATGCCGGAGCAAATGTATTATTCCCGTCTATGCAGGATTTTTGCGACAATTGGGAGAACTTACGTAAAGCGTTCGAATAA
- a CDS encoding helix-turn-helix domain-containing protein, translating into MEKTTIYIGEVIKNVMVEKLVTKAELARRLQVKPQSVDYMLTRKSIDTDTLYNVSKALDYDFALLYSIDKEQMNYDRGNEAYKLSTAKILIELELKPDEIIKLNLRKKISELLR; encoded by the coding sequence ATGGAAAAGACTACTATATACATCGGTGAAGTTATAAAAAATGTCATGGTTGAAAAACTGGTGACAAAGGCTGAACTTGCAAGAAGACTGCAAGTTAAGCCTCAGAGTGTTGACTATATGTTGACACGAAAAAGTATTGATACGGATACTTTATATAATGTTTCAAAAGCTTTGGATTATGATTTTGCCCTGCTCTATTCTATCGATAAAGAACAGATGAATTATGATAGGGGAAATGAAGCTTATAAACTCTCTACTGCCAAGATTTTGATAGAGCTTGAGTTAAAACCTGATGAAATAATAAAGTTAAATTTAAGGAAAAAGATCAGTGAACTATTAAGATAA